One region of bacterium genomic DNA includes:
- a CDS encoding type II toxin-antitoxin system prevent-host-death family antitoxin: protein MKVANTVDLKNRTNELLRQVRKGQAIIITYRGKPAASLVALKEEDLEDFILEHSPKVKRMIEKAEADRKAGRLVPFDTYLADLNKK from the coding sequence ATGAAGGTTGCGAATACAGTGGATCTTAAGAACAGGACGAATGAGCTGCTTCGGCAGGTTCGAAAAGGACAGGCGATCATCATCACCTACCGTGGCAAGCCCGCGGCATCTCTTGTGGCGCTCAAAGAGGAAGACCTGGAAGACTTCATTCTTGAGCACAGTCCCAAGGTAAAGAGAATGATTGAAAAAGCCGAAGCGGATCGCAAGGCAGGACGTTTAGTGCCATTCGACACCTACCTGGCTGACCTGAATAAGAAGTGA